From a region of the Chitinophaga caseinilytica genome:
- the truA gene encoding tRNA pseudouridine(38-40) synthase TruA gives MARYFIEVAYMGARFSGFQVQENTLTVQSEIDHGISVLMRERVETTGSSRTDAGVHARQNFLHFDMEQPLHPQFVYKMNAILPPDIVVKGVYPVGDELHSRFAATGRSYEYTLYTSKDPFLRDRGYFFPYRLNMDLLQEAAAVLMEYRDFTTFSKRNTQVKTFNCTIRESVWKQEGERIVYNVSANRFLRGMVRGMVGTMLRVGRERISLDEFRVAIESRDCTLADFAVPPQGLCLMEVQYPEGSFGKSL, from the coding sequence ATGGCCAGGTATTTTATCGAAGTTGCTTATATGGGCGCCCGTTTCAGCGGGTTCCAGGTGCAGGAAAACACCTTGACGGTGCAGTCGGAAATCGACCACGGCATCAGCGTGCTCATGCGCGAGCGGGTGGAAACAACGGGTTCCAGCCGTACGGATGCGGGTGTGCATGCCCGGCAGAATTTCCTGCATTTCGATATGGAGCAGCCGCTCCATCCGCAGTTCGTATATAAGATGAACGCGATTTTGCCGCCGGATATCGTGGTGAAAGGGGTGTACCCGGTGGGGGACGAGCTCCACAGCCGCTTTGCGGCCACGGGGCGTTCTTACGAATACACGTTATATACTTCGAAAGACCCGTTCCTGCGCGATCGTGGCTATTTCTTCCCATATCGGCTGAACATGGATTTGTTGCAGGAAGCGGCGGCGGTATTGATGGAATACCGTGATTTTACTACGTTTTCGAAGCGGAATACCCAGGTGAAAACGTTCAATTGCACGATCCGTGAGTCTGTATGGAAGCAGGAGGGCGAGCGTATAGTCTATAACGTGAGTGCGAACCGTTTTCTTCGCGGGATGGTCCGCGGGATGGTGGGGACGATGCTGCGTGTGGGCCGGGAGCGGATTTCGCTGGATGAGTTCAGGGTTGCGATAGAAAGCAGGGATTGTACGCTGGCGGATTTTGCGGTGCCGCCGCAGGGTTTATGTTTGATGGAAGTGCAGTATCCCGAGGGTTCGTTTGGAAAAAGTTTGTAG
- a CDS encoding DUF4476 domain-containing protein, with protein MQSIKLKLLYLACCLFIATGLAAQDASYFVYIQHEKQQPFYVKLDGKLLSSSVKGYVILPKMEAGKVPVTIGFPKGEAPEQQFTIRLAGNRDYGYLLKNSGDQEWALYDLQTFASLKSAGAGGAQPAEKPAESEAVAVTRISSDSATPEQKELINNVQADVEAALAKKKAEEKAAGEQPVEETPAPKAEMPADTTPVVAQTAPKADPKKKNSFAESLDKVVTDDRPAEMNLPKPKPAAATEAPVDVSAPAAEPEKPAKKRKKGQRDPLTEEEKELLGTVMEEEKRAAADEALKEAEAAATGESAKESPKEAPKEQPVEEKAPEEKPKKAKKKKEGSEPEFIDFGEAPAATPAATPAATAPEPKSVPAEEEETSAKDAREARRQQKKAAREAADREALSRDSLANVGWHDAAPESKDKKSDLKMVNSDCPKVLETEAFRKLLRTMNSRKTDADMVDAFRKGTRNTCVSTEQVRALAQLISSDENRYQLMDAAYARTYDSDNFSKLSDLLSDNYYKNRFKAMLKR; from the coding sequence ATGCAATCAATCAAACTAAAACTGTTGTATCTGGCGTGCTGCCTGTTCATCGCAACGGGCCTGGCCGCGCAGGATGCGTCGTATTTTGTATATATACAGCACGAAAAGCAGCAGCCTTTCTACGTCAAACTCGACGGGAAGCTGCTCAGCTCGTCCGTGAAAGGGTACGTGATCCTTCCCAAAATGGAAGCCGGCAAAGTGCCGGTAACCATCGGTTTCCCCAAAGGAGAAGCCCCCGAACAGCAATTCACCATCCGCCTCGCCGGTAACCGCGATTACGGATACCTGCTTAAAAATAGCGGCGACCAGGAATGGGCGCTGTACGACCTTCAAACCTTCGCTTCCCTCAAATCTGCCGGTGCCGGCGGCGCTCAACCCGCCGAAAAGCCCGCTGAATCGGAGGCCGTGGCCGTAACCCGCATTTCCAGCGATAGCGCAACGCCCGAACAGAAGGAGCTGATCAATAACGTGCAGGCCGATGTTGAGGCCGCTTTGGCGAAAAAGAAAGCGGAAGAAAAGGCCGCCGGAGAACAGCCCGTGGAAGAAACTCCGGCCCCGAAGGCGGAAATGCCCGCCGATACAACCCCCGTTGTTGCGCAAACCGCTCCGAAGGCCGATCCGAAAAAGAAAAACAGCTTTGCTGAATCGTTGGATAAGGTTGTGACGGATGATCGTCCCGCTGAGATGAATCTCCCCAAACCCAAGCCAGCCGCCGCTACTGAAGCACCTGTAGACGTATCGGCCCCTGCTGCCGAGCCCGAAAAGCCAGCCAAAAAGCGGAAAAAGGGCCAGCGCGACCCCCTGACCGAAGAAGAAAAGGAATTGCTCGGCACCGTAATGGAAGAGGAAAAACGCGCCGCGGCCGACGAAGCCCTTAAGGAAGCAGAGGCCGCCGCCACCGGAGAATCCGCGAAAGAGTCGCCCAAAGAAGCACCCAAAGAACAGCCGGTAGAAGAAAAAGCGCCGGAAGAAAAGCCGAAAAAAGCGAAAAAGAAGAAAGAAGGCTCCGAGCCGGAATTCATAGATTTCGGTGAAGCGCCCGCTGCTACGCCTGCTGCTACGCCCGCCGCCACTGCGCCGGAACCGAAATCGGTACCTGCTGAGGAGGAGGAAACCAGCGCGAAAGACGCCCGCGAAGCCCGCCGCCAGCAAAAGAAAGCGGCCCGTGAAGCCGCCGACCGGGAAGCCCTCTCGCGCGACAGCCTCGCAAACGTAGGCTGGCACGATGCTGCGCCGGAATCGAAGGATAAGAAATCCGATCTGAAAATGGTGAACAGTGATTGCCCGAAAGTCCTGGAAACAGAGGCCTTCCGCAAACTGCTGCGCACGATGAACAGCCGGAAAACGGACGCGGACATGGTCGATGCCTTCCGGAAAGGCACCCGCAACACCTGCGTAAGTACCGAGCAGGTGAGGGCGCTCGCACAGCTCATCTCGTCCGACGAAAACCGCTACCAGCTGATGGATGCGGCTTATGCGCGGACGTACGATTCCGACAATTTCTCCAAATTGTCCGATCTGCTGAGCGATAATTACTACAAGAATCGTTTCAAGGCGATGCTGAAACGGTAA
- a CDS encoding biotin/lipoyl-containing protein has protein sequence MIKATVNGRKPYEINLSGADGGPECDGKPVSWSAEHLPSGGFSLLVDGKSFVAEVVGTDRSEKTVTLRIGQSVYEVGLEGPMDRLLASMGLTQAAARKVNDIKAPMPGMVLKILVEPGQTIKKGDPVLILEAMKMENVFKSTADAVVKEIRVTERKAVEKGEVLIVLE, from the coding sequence ATGATCAAAGCTACCGTAAACGGCCGCAAGCCGTATGAAATAAATCTTTCCGGCGCCGATGGCGGGCCGGAGTGCGACGGGAAGCCCGTATCCTGGTCTGCCGAGCACCTGCCTTCAGGTGGGTTTAGCTTGCTGGTAGACGGGAAGAGCTTCGTTGCCGAAGTAGTGGGGACGGACCGGTCGGAGAAAACCGTCACCCTTCGCATCGGCCAATCCGTATACGAAGTGGGGCTCGAAGGGCCGATGGACCGCCTCCTGGCATCCATGGGGCTTACCCAGGCTGCCGCCAGGAAGGTGAATGATATCAAGGCGCCTATGCCCGGCATGGTGCTGAAAATACTCGTGGAGCCGGGGCAAACCATCAAAAAAGGCGATCCGGTACTCATCCTGGAGGCCATGAAGATGGAAAATGTATTCAAATCCACTGCAGACGCGGTGGTGAAAGAGATCAGGGTCACTGAGCGGAAGGCCGTCGAAAAAGGCGAAGTGCTCATCGTGCTGGAATAA
- a CDS encoding M1 family aminopeptidase, with amino-acid sequence MYLPTKNIPALLMAGVAMLGIYAPAFAQSAAEKEDPQLSIYRASPTKINNVVHTKLDVRFDYAKRHLIGKAWLTLKPHFYPTDSLTLDAKGMDIRSVTLVQPAGASVAKFPSDGLLKTARSTPLQYVYDGKEIRVKLNKTYSSNDSYIVYIDYTAKPDELKVEGSEAITDAKGLYFINPDGTEPNKPTQIWTQGETEASSAWFPTIDKTNQRTTSEISMTVDKKYVTLSNGKLVSQKPNANGTRTDTWRMELPHAPYLFMMAVGDFAVIKDSWRGKEVNYYVEKEYAPHAKAIFGNTPEMMTFFSKLVGYDYPWVKYSQVVVRDYVSGAMENTTATVHGDFVQKTDRELLDDDDRLGESVIAHELFHHWFGDLATCESWSNLTMNESFADYSEYLWFEHKFGKDAADEHGYAAMHNYMESAQYRGDRHLVRFHYHSQEDMFDAVTYQKGGRILHMLRNYMGDDAFFKAMGLYLKTNAFKATEAHHFRLAAEEVTGQDLNWFFNQWYFGQGYPTLDISYDYSKPGSAGVTIEQKGEKIFDLPIAIDVYEGGKKTRHNVRITEKTSNFSFPVSGKPDFVNVDGDKILILEKTDRRNLATYVFQYKNATTYRDRREAIEECLKQQTGNADARAIVIAALRDKYEGLRALTISGLKMDNNDVKTAAIPVLTDLAKNDPAAPVRAASLKQLSKLKDPQYATLFENALKDRSYLVEGAGLVGLADLDVKKAYALAKTMEKSARGGLGTAIANVYAQNGSEADVPYFATNLANSTGQDKIGAAILYLGILGQIDNTALVNKGVTDVYDAITQFNNSWVNNYIINLMQPLAKKKQEKAAAATTGELRNELSKQATHILQTVQKIKEQTKEE; translated from the coding sequence ATGTATTTACCAACTAAGAACATTCCGGCTCTCCTGATGGCCGGGGTAGCCATGCTGGGCATCTACGCTCCTGCTTTCGCGCAAAGCGCGGCGGAAAAAGAGGATCCTCAGCTCAGCATCTACCGGGCGTCCCCCACCAAAATCAACAATGTAGTCCACACGAAACTCGACGTACGTTTCGACTACGCCAAGCGCCACCTGATCGGCAAGGCCTGGCTGACCCTTAAACCCCACTTTTACCCGACCGACAGCCTGACACTGGATGCCAAAGGTATGGACATCCGCTCCGTAACCCTCGTTCAGCCGGCAGGCGCATCCGTCGCGAAATTCCCTTCCGACGGGCTTCTCAAAACCGCGCGCAGCACGCCGCTTCAGTATGTATACGACGGAAAGGAGATCCGCGTCAAACTGAACAAAACATACAGCAGCAACGATTCCTATATTGTTTATATCGATTACACCGCCAAGCCCGACGAACTGAAAGTCGAAGGCAGCGAGGCGATCACCGACGCCAAGGGGCTTTATTTCATCAACCCCGACGGCACCGAGCCCAACAAACCCACGCAGATCTGGACACAGGGCGAAACCGAAGCCTCTTCCGCGTGGTTCCCCACCATCGACAAAACCAACCAGCGCACCACTTCGGAGATTTCCATGACGGTCGACAAAAAGTACGTCACCCTCTCCAACGGTAAACTGGTAAGCCAGAAGCCCAACGCCAACGGTACCCGCACTGACACCTGGCGCATGGAGCTTCCTCACGCCCCTTACCTCTTCATGATGGCGGTAGGCGACTTCGCCGTTATAAAAGACAGCTGGCGCGGGAAAGAGGTGAACTACTACGTGGAAAAGGAATACGCTCCCCACGCCAAGGCTATTTTCGGCAACACGCCCGAAATGATGACCTTCTTCTCGAAACTCGTAGGGTACGACTATCCCTGGGTGAAATACAGCCAGGTGGTAGTGCGCGACTATGTGTCCGGCGCCATGGAGAACACCACGGCTACCGTTCACGGCGATTTCGTGCAGAAAACCGACCGCGAACTGCTGGACGATGACGATCGCCTCGGCGAATCCGTGATCGCGCACGAGCTGTTCCACCACTGGTTCGGCGACCTCGCCACCTGCGAATCATGGAGCAACCTCACCATGAACGAATCTTTTGCCGACTACAGCGAATACCTCTGGTTCGAGCACAAATTCGGCAAAGACGCGGCAGATGAACACGGGTATGCGGCCATGCATAATTACATGGAATCCGCACAATACCGTGGCGACCGTCACCTCGTTCGCTTCCATTATCACAGCCAGGAAGACATGTTCGACGCCGTTACTTACCAGAAAGGCGGTCGCATCCTCCATATGCTGCGCAATTACATGGGCGACGACGCATTCTTCAAAGCGATGGGCCTTTACCTGAAGACCAACGCTTTCAAGGCAACAGAAGCCCATCACTTCCGCCTCGCAGCGGAAGAGGTGACCGGGCAGGACCTCAACTGGTTCTTTAACCAGTGGTATTTCGGCCAGGGTTACCCCACGCTCGATATCTCCTACGACTACAGCAAGCCCGGCTCTGCGGGCGTAACCATCGAGCAGAAAGGCGAGAAGATCTTCGACCTGCCCATCGCGATCGACGTATACGAAGGCGGTAAGAAGACACGGCATAACGTGCGCATCACCGAAAAAACGAGCAATTTCAGCTTCCCGGTGAGTGGCAAACCTGATTTCGTGAATGTGGACGGCGACAAAATCCTCATTCTCGAGAAGACCGACCGCCGCAATCTGGCTACATACGTGTTCCAGTATAAAAACGCTACTACCTACCGCGACCGCCGCGAAGCGATCGAAGAGTGCCTGAAACAACAGACCGGCAACGCAGACGCACGCGCCATCGTTATAGCCGCCCTGCGCGATAAATACGAAGGCCTGCGTGCCCTCACCATTTCCGGCCTGAAGATGGACAACAACGACGTAAAAACCGCTGCCATCCCGGTACTGACCGATCTCGCGAAAAACGATCCCGCAGCTCCGGTCCGCGCCGCTTCGCTGAAGCAGCTCAGCAAACTGAAGGACCCGCAATACGCTACCCTCTTCGAAAACGCGCTGAAAGACCGCTCCTACCTCGTGGAAGGCGCCGGCCTCGTGGGCCTCGCCGATCTCGACGTAAAGAAAGCCTACGCCCTTGCCAAAACCATGGAAAAGTCCGCCCGCGGCGGACTGGGCACTGCTATCGCGAACGTGTACGCACAGAACGGCAGCGAGGCAGACGTGCCCTACTTCGCAACCAATCTCGCGAACAGCACCGGCCAGGACAAGATCGGCGCAGCCATCCTGTACCTTGGCATCCTCGGCCAGATCGACAATACCGCCCTTGTCAACAAAGGCGTGACCGATGTGTACGATGCCATCACGCAATTCAACAACAGCTGGGTGAACAACTACATCATCAACCTGATGCAGCCGCTCGCCAAGAAAAAACAGGAAAAGGCCGCCGCCGCTACTACCGGCGAGCTTCGCAACGAGCTCAGCAAGCAGGCGACCCACATCCTGCAGACCGTTCAGAAAATAAAAGAACAGACGAAGGAAGAGTAA
- a CDS encoding gluconate:H+ symporter produces MLSPLLLVVLSILLLIALIMWVKLDTFISFIIVSIFLALACGLNGPAIGKSITGGIGSTLGSLVTILGFGAMLGKLVADSGAAQRITSSMVRIFGIRHIQWGMALAGLLVGIPMFYTAGFVIVVPLIFATGLSTRLPLLYIGIPMISALSTAHGFLPPHPSPTAISQQLGADLGKTLVYGLIIAIPTIAIAGPLFGRTLRKMEVTPEQGLIQIEQRPDDALPGLGISLFTALLPLILLTITTAMDPFLAANSVLRPAVSLIGDPNIAMLLSLLAAIYLLGLRRGTPMKALMKSLETAFKDVAPIMLIIAGSGVFMQVIKDGGINTYIGQSMQGISVSPLVLGWLIAAAIRVCVGSATVAGLTTVGILLPIIQQQQVHPELMVLSIGAGSLMFSHVNDGGFWLFKEYFNLTLKQTFATWSVMETIVSVCGLIGVLVLQQFL; encoded by the coding sequence ATGCTATCGCCCTTATTGCTCGTCGTACTGTCCATTCTCCTATTGATCGCACTGATCATGTGGGTCAAGCTCGATACTTTCATCTCTTTTATCATCGTCAGCATTTTCCTCGCGCTGGCTTGCGGGCTCAACGGGCCTGCCATCGGGAAGTCGATCACCGGCGGTATCGGCTCCACGCTGGGCTCGCTGGTTACCATCCTGGGATTCGGCGCCATGCTGGGCAAACTGGTGGCCGACAGCGGCGCGGCGCAGCGGATTACCTCCTCGATGGTCCGGATTTTCGGTATCCGGCATATCCAGTGGGGCATGGCGCTGGCAGGGCTGCTGGTGGGCATCCCCATGTTTTATACGGCGGGCTTCGTGATCGTGGTGCCGCTGATCTTTGCCACGGGGCTTTCCACACGGCTGCCGCTGCTCTACATCGGCATCCCCATGATCTCGGCGCTTTCTACCGCGCACGGCTTTTTGCCACCGCATCCTTCTCCCACGGCGATCAGCCAGCAACTGGGGGCCGACCTGGGCAAAACCCTCGTGTACGGCCTGATCATCGCCATACCAACCATCGCGATTGCCGGCCCCCTTTTCGGCAGGACCCTCCGTAAAATGGAGGTAACGCCCGAACAGGGACTGATCCAGATCGAGCAGCGGCCGGACGATGCGCTTCCAGGCCTTGGCATCAGTCTTTTTACAGCGCTGCTCCCCCTCATCCTTCTCACCATTACCACGGCGATGGATCCTTTCCTGGCGGCGAACAGTGTGCTTCGCCCGGCGGTGTCGCTCATCGGCGATCCGAATATCGCGATGCTGCTTTCCCTGCTGGCGGCTATTTATTTACTGGGCCTCCGGCGCGGCACGCCCATGAAAGCGCTCATGAAATCGCTTGAGACTGCGTTCAAGGATGTGGCGCCGATCATGCTCATCATTGCGGGCAGCGGGGTTTTCATGCAGGTAATCAAGGATGGCGGCATCAATACTTACATCGGGCAGTCGATGCAAGGGATTTCCGTATCCCCGCTGGTGCTGGGTTGGCTCATTGCCGCGGCGATCCGCGTTTGCGTAGGATCGGCTACGGTGGCGGGCCTGACCACCGTCGGCATTCTCCTCCCCATTATACAGCAACAGCAGGTGCATCCGGAGCTGATGGTGCTTTCCATCGGGGCGGGCAGCCTCATGTTCAGCCACGTGAACGATGGCGGGTTCTGGCTCTTCAAGGAATATTTCAACCTGACCCTCAAACAAACCTTCGCCACCTGGTCGGTCATGGAAACGATCGTGTCTGTGTGCGGGCTCATCGGTGTGCTGGTTTTGCAACAATTCCTGTAA
- a CDS encoding RidA family protein codes for MTAADNFAALGLVLPPPPAPKGVYRPLLIVDKFVYVSGHGPVLPDGSLLRGKAGLELNADGAKLAAQQVGLTILSTLVSQLGSLNRIKRVIKILGMVNATPEFSTHPHVLNGCSELFAKIWGPENGVGVRSAVGMGSLPDNITVEIEAIFELSD; via the coding sequence ATGACCGCAGCCGACAACTTCGCCGCACTGGGCCTCGTGCTTCCGCCGCCACCCGCGCCCAAAGGGGTTTACAGGCCCCTGCTGATCGTCGATAAGTTCGTTTACGTTTCCGGCCACGGGCCCGTATTGCCCGACGGCTCGCTCCTTCGCGGCAAAGCCGGCCTGGAACTGAACGCAGACGGCGCCAAGCTCGCCGCGCAGCAAGTAGGCCTCACCATCCTCTCCACCCTGGTTTCCCAACTCGGCTCCCTGAACCGTATCAAAAGGGTAATCAAAATACTGGGGATGGTCAACGCCACCCCGGAATTCAGCACCCATCCGCATGTGCTCAACGGCTGCAGCGAACTGTTCGCCAAAATCTGGGGACCGGAAAACGGCGTAGGCGTGAGAAGCGCCGTGGGCATGGGCTCACTGCCGGATAACATCACCGTCGAGATCGAAGCTATTTTTGAATTATCAGACTGA
- a CDS encoding D-TA family PLP-dependent enzyme has protein sequence MQTDAQPPVALPGSLPSPALLVFPDRIAENIDRMIAMAGGPEKLMPHVKTHKMGPVVRMQLEKGIRRFKCATIAEARMLAEAGAPDILLAYQLNAPMAKAFVDLQRQFPASRFASLADNIASARLMNDLHAAFGSKARLYIDIDDGMHRTGISPEKAADLWRGMLQLGNIDPAGLHVYDGHIRNPDLAERTRECDAAFQPVERLAADIQPPEIIAGGTPTFPVHARRGTVVCSPGTCLLWDEGYGTGLPDQPFLVAAQLLTRVISKPQEGFVTLDLGHKAVSAENPITRRVFFHQLKEYEVISQSEEHLVVKTPEAATLQVGDVLYGTPWHICPTVALYNEAIVIENGNHSDTWTIARGRLI, from the coding sequence ATGCAAACTGACGCACAGCCACCCGTCGCGCTTCCGGGAAGCCTCCCCTCGCCCGCGCTCCTCGTTTTTCCCGATCGCATCGCCGAAAACATCGACCGCATGATCGCCATGGCTGGCGGCCCGGAAAAGCTCATGCCGCATGTCAAGACCCACAAAATGGGCCCCGTTGTCCGCATGCAGCTGGAAAAAGGTATCCGCCGCTTCAAATGCGCCACCATTGCCGAAGCCCGCATGCTGGCAGAAGCCGGCGCTCCCGATATCCTGCTCGCCTATCAGCTCAACGCCCCCATGGCAAAGGCTTTCGTCGACCTCCAGCGCCAATTCCCCGCTTCCCGCTTCGCTTCGCTGGCAGATAACATCGCATCCGCCCGGCTGATGAACGACCTTCACGCAGCTTTCGGCTCAAAAGCCCGCCTGTACATAGATATAGACGACGGCATGCACCGCACCGGCATCTCCCCCGAAAAAGCGGCCGACCTCTGGCGCGGCATGCTGCAACTCGGGAACATAGACCCCGCGGGCCTGCACGTCTACGACGGCCACATCCGCAACCCCGACCTCGCCGAACGTACCCGGGAATGCGACGCCGCCTTCCAACCCGTGGAACGCCTCGCCGCAGACATCCAGCCACCGGAAATCATCGCCGGCGGAACGCCCACCTTCCCCGTTCACGCACGCCGGGGAACCGTCGTTTGCAGCCCCGGCACCTGCCTGCTGTGGGACGAAGGGTATGGTACCGGCTTGCCCGACCAGCCATTCCTCGTAGCGGCCCAGCTGCTCACCCGCGTCATTTCGAAACCACAGGAAGGCTTCGTGACGCTGGACCTGGGGCACAAAGCCGTTTCCGCCGAAAACCCCATCACCCGCCGCGTTTTCTTCCATCAACTGAAGGAATATGAAGTGATATCCCAAAGCGAAGAGCACCTGGTCGTGAAAACGCCCGAAGCCGCCACGCTGCAGGTGGGCGACGTACTTTACGGAACGCCCTGGCACATATGCCCCACCGTGGCGCTGTACAACGAAGCGATCGTGATCGAAAACGGGAACCATTCCGATACCTGGACGATCGCGCGGGGAAGGTTAATATAA
- a CDS encoding dipeptidase has protein sequence MQSMIFDAHLDLSMNAMEWNRDLTKSVQAIRDREKGLTDKPDRERGTVSLPEMRKGRVGLCVATQIARYVGLDNPLPGWHSQEQAWAQTQGQLAWYQTMVKRGEMKQITNADELSDHLKLWETAEDTSSLPVGFILSLEGADSFYELACVEKAWAYGLRAIGPAHYGPGVYAYGTDSTGGLGTKGRALLKEMDRLGFILDATHLCDESFSEAMDLYTGPVWASHHNSRALVPHNRQFSDEQFSLLIQRGAVIGTAFDAWMLIPGWERGKSTPENTGVSLEHVANHIDHICQLAGNSQHAAIGSDLDGAFGTEQSPGDLGTIAGLQKVPDILRQRGYKSNDIDNIMYKNWIRFLLDAWK, from the coding sequence ATGCAATCAATGATCTTTGACGCGCACCTGGACCTGAGCATGAACGCCATGGAGTGGAACCGCGACCTTACCAAATCCGTGCAGGCCATTCGTGACCGGGAGAAAGGCCTTACCGATAAACCCGACCGCGAGCGCGGCACCGTGTCCCTTCCCGAAATGCGCAAAGGCCGCGTGGGACTTTGCGTGGCTACGCAGATCGCACGGTACGTGGGGCTCGATAATCCCCTGCCCGGCTGGCATTCGCAGGAACAGGCCTGGGCGCAGACGCAGGGCCAACTGGCCTGGTACCAGACGATGGTGAAACGGGGCGAGATGAAACAGATCACCAATGCTGACGAGCTTTCCGACCATCTCAAACTTTGGGAAACGGCGGAAGACACCAGCTCCCTGCCCGTCGGGTTCATCCTCAGTCTCGAAGGCGCCGATTCGTTCTATGAACTGGCCTGCGTCGAAAAAGCCTGGGCTTACGGACTCCGCGCCATCGGCCCTGCGCACTACGGCCCCGGCGTGTACGCCTACGGCACCGATTCCACCGGTGGCCTCGGCACCAAAGGCCGCGCGCTCCTCAAGGAAATGGACCGCCTCGGCTTCATCCTCGACGCAACCCACTTGTGCGACGAAAGCTTTTCCGAAGCCATGGACCTCTATACCGGCCCGGTTTGGGCCAGCCATCATAACAGTCGCGCCCTGGTGCCGCACAACCGCCAGTTCAGCGACGAACAATTCTCCCTGCTGATCCAGCGGGGCGCCGTGATCGGCACGGCATTCGACGCCTGGATGCTCATCCCCGGCTGGGAACGCGGCAAAAGCACGCCCGAAAACACCGGTGTTTCGCTGGAGCACGTGGCCAATCACATCGATCATATCTGTCAACTCGCAGGCAATTCCCAACATGCCGCCATCGGCTCCGACCTCGACGGAGCATTCGGCACCGAGCAATCGCCGGGCGACCTCGGCACGATCGCCGGATTGCAGAAAGTACCTGACATCCTCCGTCAGCGCGGCTATAAGAGTAACGACATCGACAATATCATGTACAAAAACTGGATCCGTTTTTTGCTGGATGCCTGGAAATAA
- a CDS encoding CHRD domain-containing protein: MKNMRAWALGLILVCCLPAVSCKKDKDNNNNIYSAKNTAMTGAQEFPAVTTTATGSFDITYNRDSKMLNITVRWQGLSGPVTLSHIHGPADKGVNAGVLENFTTIIPKTESGNFSTSFTLNGTTQKEEDLLAGKWYVNIHTAAHPGGEIRGQIELTY, translated from the coding sequence ATGAAAAACATGCGAGCCTGGGCTTTAGGCCTGATTCTGGTGTGCTGCCTGCCGGCGGTTTCCTGCAAAAAGGACAAAGACAACAACAATAACATCTATTCCGCGAAAAACACCGCCATGACCGGCGCTCAGGAATTTCCGGCCGTCACCACAACGGCTACCGGCAGTTTCGACATCACCTACAACCGCGATTCCAAAATGCTCAACATCACCGTGCGCTGGCAAGGCCTCAGTGGACCAGTAACCCTGTCGCACATTCACGGCCCTGCCGATAAAGGCGTAAACGCCGGCGTTCTGGAAAATTTCACCACCATCATCCCGAAAACGGAAAGCGGCAACTTCTCCACCAGCTTCACTCTGAACGGGACCACCCAGAAGGAAGAAGACCTCCTCGCCGGGAAATGGTACGTGAACATCCATACGGCGGCCCACCCCGGCGGCGAAATTCGCGGGCAGATCGAACTGACTTATTAA
- a CDS encoding TPM domain-containing protein → MHKLTNKTFFRWFLAMGLVWFGLGAFAQNIPAKPVPPRLVNDFAGILVQSEVNELERKLVAYDDSTSTQIAIVIIKTTGDYDISEYGLKILREWGIGGKKNNGILILAAMDDRKIRIETGYGMEGSIPDAVAFGIINKIIKPTFQQGHYYQGLDEATDKIIAAAAGEYTGVPRSSKDGGGGGGIFGLIILIIILIVIFGSRGGGGGGGRVISRRGDSIFGGILGGMIGSSLGGGSRGGGWGGGGGGGFGGGGFGGFGGGSGGGGGASGSW, encoded by the coding sequence ATGCACAAGCTAACAAACAAGACATTCTTTCGCTGGTTCCTCGCCATGGGACTGGTTTGGTTCGGACTGGGCGCCTTTGCCCAGAACATCCCCGCCAAACCCGTACCACCCCGGCTCGTCAACGATTTCGCAGGCATCCTCGTGCAATCGGAAGTCAACGAGCTGGAAAGGAAACTCGTGGCATACGACGATAGCACTTCCACCCAGATCGCCATCGTCATCATCAAAACCACCGGCGATTACGATATCTCCGAATACGGCCTGAAAATCCTCCGCGAATGGGGGATCGGTGGCAAAAAAAACAATGGCATTCTCATCCTCGCCGCTATGGACGATCGCAAGATCCGCATAGAAACCGGCTACGGCATGGAAGGCTCGATCCCCGACGCAGTCGCCTTCGGGATCATTAATAAAATTATCAAGCCCACGTTCCAACAGGGACATTATTACCAGGGGCTCGATGAAGCGACCGACAAAATCATCGCCGCAGCGGCCGGTGAATATACCGGCGTTCCCCGCAGCTCGAAAGACGGCGGCGGAGGCGGCGGCATTTTCGGCCTCATCATCCTTATTATTATCCTGATCGTCATTTTCGGCTCCCGCGGCGGAGGCGGCGGTGGCGGACGGGTGATCAGCCGGCGCGGCGACAGTATCTTCGGCGGTATCCTCGGCGGCATGATCGGCAGCAGCCTCGGTGGAGGCAGCCGTGGCGGCGGATGGGGCGGCGGCGGAGGCGGTGGCTTCGGCGGTGGAGGTTTCGGCGGCTTTGGCGGCGGCTCCGGAGGCGGAGGTGGCGCCAGCGGCAGCTGGTAA